The following are from one region of the Coffea eugenioides isolate CCC68of chromosome 2, Ceug_1.0, whole genome shotgun sequence genome:
- the LOC113755986 gene encoding uncharacterized protein LOC113755986 produces MLLHTLRLLQQYSVDVYVKIETSRLAFHRKKQNEVRTEALKGIMDSVSSGETSGSKVGRRILLPASFIGSPRDMRRRYLDAMSLVQRYGKPDIFLTMTCNPMWREIQDNLMYKEKAHDRPDLLSRKRGYPHAHMLLILKHRFKPLNPEAYDRLVCAELPDSTKFPHLHSLVVKHMMHGPCGKMNAQSPCMRNGLCRNQYPKEFCQQTSHAEDCYPSYRRRNNDKKVKVRRYDLDNRWVVPYNPYLLALFDCHMNVEICSTIKLVKYLYKYIFKGYDLVNFHIIAQDTSDDVDEIKQFQQGRWVSPPEALWRIYGFRLNEMTPAVYTLQVHLPDQQYVSFDKNADLLNLLSQIDLSRTMLIEFFEMNKTNKRAQDLLCLYRDFPQYFVWAPAKRTWSERSRRKVIGRLVTVSPNEGDRYYLRLLLSHVRGPTSFDNLLSIDGQKMSSFREAALQLGLLSSDSYIEDTLEEASGFQMPSSLRFLFATLLLCCSPANPRFLWEKFEGEMSRDFHRAHLSGEYSSDEIKRRVLLDISKTLEQMGRHITDYHLLSDHFNFNLNCQDRVTKEVDNERNIEVTPEDLLISSQLNAEQRCACDLVLQSVFSSEGKAYFVDGPGGTGKTFLYRSLLATLRSQGYIAIAVATSGVAASILPGGRTAHSRFKIPLDCSRNRTCQLSKQGSTGKLIAECKLFLWDEASMARKETIEAFDELLRDIMDSNEPFGGKVVVFGGDYRQTLPVIQGATRDQLVGSSLVSSALWSKMLRLRLTENMRALSDSSFSQFLLRVGEGLEPMDEDNQIRLPSNIVIPFVDAEESLSRLIHCVFPDLNTCWNDPYKFINRCILTPRNASVDDLNGVLINKFPGQLHVYTSSDRTLDQRHQGDYEDFLNSQNPKGLPPHKLLLKQNCPLILLRNLNPLEGLCNGTRLICRQLLRHTICAEIAFGQHRGKTIFIPKIPLQTSDSEKNGIPFIRTQFPVLLCFAMTINKAQGQTLDYVGIYLREPVFSTASYTLPYQEPNLLMQRKF; encoded by the exons ATGCTGTTGCATACACTAAGGTTGCTGCAACAGTACTCTGTTGATGTCTATGTAAAGATAGAAACATCAAGGCTTGCTTTCCAcagaaagaaacaaaatgagGTCCGAACAGAGGCATTAAAGGGTATAATGGATAGTGTTTCGTCTGGTGAAACATCAGGTTCCAAGGTTGGCCGAAGAATTCTATTGCCTGCCTCTTTTATTGGTAGTCCAAGGGATATGAGACGTCGGTACCTCGATGCAATGTCTTTGGTACAAAGATATGGTAAACCTGATATCTTTTTAACTATGACATGCAATCCAATGTGGAGGGAAATTCAGGACAATCTGATGTATAAAGAGAAGGCGCATGATCGACCAGATTTACTTTCCCGG AAACGGGGTTATCCACATGCTCATATGCTGCTGATTTTGAAGCATAGATTTAAGCCGCTCAATCCAGAGGCTTATGATAGGCTCGTGTGTGCTGAATTGCCCGACTCCACTAAATTTCCTCACTTGCATTCCCTTGTGGTCAAACATATGATGCACGGCCCTTGTGGAAAAATGAATGCTCAGAGCCCTTGTATGAGAAATGGTCTGTGTAGAAATCAGTATCCAAAAGAATTCTGCCAACAAACGTCGCATGCTGAGGATTGTTATCCTTCTTATCGTAGAAGAAATAATGACAAAAAGGTTAAGGTGAGGCGTTATGATTTGGATAATAGATGGGTTGTACCCTATAATCCATATCTTCTTGCTTTATTTGACTGTCACATGAATGTGGAAATCTGCTCCACCATCAAATTAGTTAAGTATCTCtacaaatatattttcaagGGGTATGATCTTGTTAACTTTCACATTATAGCTCAAGATACCTCTGACGATGTTGACGAGATTAAACAATTCCAGCAGGGTAGATGGGTTTCGCCTCCAGAAGCTTTGTGGCGTATCTATGGCTTCCGCTTAAATGAAATGACTCCTGCTGTTTACACTCTTCAGGTGCACCTTCCTGATCAGCAATACGTCTCATTTGATAAAAATGCTGATCTTTTAAACCTTTTGAGCCAAATCGATTTGTCAAGGACTATGCTAATCGAATTTTTTGAAATGAACAAGACCAATAAAAGGGCGCAGGACTTACTGTGCCTGTATCGTGATTTTCCTCAATATTTTGTTTGGGCGCCAGCAAAGAGGACGTGGTCGGAGAGAAGCAGAAGAAAAGTTATTGGCAGATTGGTAACCGTTAGCCCGAATGAAGGTGATAGATATTATCTACGGTTGCTGTTATCACATGTTCGCGGTCCTACATCTTTTGATAATTTATTATCTATTGATGGCCAAAAGATGAGCTCATTTAGAGAGGCAGCGTTACAGCTTGGCTTGTTGAGTTCTGATTCTTACATAGAGGATACACTTGAAGAAGCGTCTGGGTTTCAAATGCCTTCGTCCCTCAGGTTTCTCTTTGCCACTCTTTTATTGTGTTGTTCTCCAGCGAATCCACGCTTTCTTTGGGAAAAATTTGAAGGTGAGATGTCCAGGGATTTTCATCGAGCTCATCTCTCTGGTGAATATTCTTCTGATGAAATCAAAAGAAGAGTGTTACTAGATATTAGTAAGACACTTGAGCAGATGGGCCGACACATCACTGATTATCATTTACTTTCAGACCATTTTAATTTTAACCTTAACTGTCAAGACCGCGTAACAAAAGAGGTTGATAATGAAAGGAACATCGAAGTTACGCCAGAAGATTTACTTATATCTTCGCAGTTAAATGCAGAGCAGAGGTGTGCATGTGATTTGGTCCTCCAATCAGTCTTCTCTTCAGAGGGAAAGGCTTACTTTGTCGATGGCCCCGGAGGGACTGGTAAAACATTCTTGTATCGTTCTCTTCTCGCTACCTTGAGATCACAAGGATATATTGCGATTGCTGTTGCAACTTCTGGTGTCGCAGCATCCATACTACCTGGTGGCAGAACAGCACACTCCAGGTTCAAAATTCCATTGGATTGTTCGCGAAATAGGACTTGCCAGCTAAGCAAGCAAGGCAGCACTGGCAAGCTAATTGCAGAATGTAAACTGTTTCTTTGGGACGAAGCTTCAATGGCAAGGAAAGAGACCATCGAAGCTTTTGATGAATTGCTCAGAGATATAATGGATTCCAATGAGCCTTTCGGAGGTAAAGTCGTTGTATTTGGTGGTGATTATCGGCAGACCTTGCCTGTAATTCAAGGCGCCACCAGAGACCAGTTAGTTGGCTCCAGTCTTGTTAGTTCGGCACTATGGTCCAAAATGCTACGGTTGAGATTGACGGAAAACATGCGAGCTCTCTCAGACTCTTCTTTCTCTCAGTTCTTATTGAGAGTTGGTGAAGGTTTGGAACCTATGGATGAGGACAACCAGATACGTCTTCCAAGCAATATCGTGATTCCATTTGTTGATGCAGAAGAGTCTCTCAGCAG GTTGATTCACtgtgtttttccagatttgaacacCTGCTGGAATGATCCTTACAAATTTATCAATAGATGCATTTTGACCCCCAGAAATGCATCTGTTGATGATCTCAATGGGGTTCTAATCAACAAATTCCCTGGACAGCTTCATGTTTACACTAGCTCAGATAGAACTTTGGATCAGCGACATCAGGGTGATTACGAAGATTTTTTAAATTCTCAGAATCCAAAAGGCTTGCCTCCACATAAGCTTCTACTAAAACAGAACTGTCCGCTCATTCTGCTTAGAAATTTAAATCCACTTGAAGGCCTATGTAACGGTACGCGACTTATTTGTCGACAGCTTCTGCGACACACTATTTGCGCCGAAATTGCCTTTGGTCAGCACAGAGGGAAAACAATTTTTATACCCAAGATCCCATTGCAGACATCAGACAGTGAAAAGAATGGTATCCCTTTCATAAGAACACAGTTTCCAGTTCTGTTGTGTTTTGCCATGACGATCAACAAAGCTCAGGGTCAGACCTTAGACTATGTCGGAATCTACTTGCGAGAACCAGTCTTTTCGACGGCCAGTTATACGTTGCCTTATCAAGAGCCAAATCTGCTGATGCAGCGAAAGTTCTGA